A single genomic interval of Deltaproteobacteria bacterium harbors:
- a CDS encoding acyl-CoA dehydrogenase, whose protein sequence is MDFELTAEQLMLKDLCRDFARKEIAPYADEWFDAEYFPVDVYRKMADLNLMGLLIPEEYGGTNAGTMAMVAALEELGKVDQSIATTLQAHLTIGSLPFLHFGSEEQKHRWLAPLARGERLGAFGLTESQAGSDASNIQTTARLDGDEWVINGTKCFISNAGTPISYGLVALTTSGTDASGKRQYCSIIIPNGTPGYTVGRRYKKIGWHGVDTREQIFDNVRVPRENLLGQEGAGFRAFLKTLECGRISVATLGLSLAQGCLEMSLKYAMERKTFGKPLASHQAIQFKLADMATQAEMARLMIYRAAWLRDQGRPFATEAAMAKLAASEIAVKAAEEAVQIHGGYGYTREFPVSRFYLDSKILTIGEGTSEVQRMVIARQLGC, encoded by the coding sequence ATGGATTTTGAACTAACCGCTGAACAACTCATGCTGAAAGATCTTTGTCGTGACTTCGCACGCAAAGAGATCGCGCCCTATGCTGACGAGTGGTTTGATGCCGAGTACTTTCCAGTCGACGTGTATCGGAAGATGGCTGACCTCAATCTGATGGGATTGCTGATTCCTGAAGAGTACGGCGGCACCAATGCCGGTACGATGGCGATGGTTGCGGCTCTGGAAGAACTTGGCAAAGTCGACCAGTCGATCGCGACAACACTGCAGGCACACCTCACCATTGGTTCGTTACCGTTTCTCCACTTTGGTTCTGAAGAGCAGAAACACAGATGGTTAGCACCACTCGCACGAGGAGAGCGGCTCGGGGCGTTCGGACTGACGGAGTCGCAAGCAGGGTCAGACGCTTCCAACATTCAGACCACAGCTCGACTCGACGGTGACGAATGGGTGATCAACGGCACCAAGTGTTTCATCTCGAATGCTGGTACGCCGATCAGCTATGGTCTTGTTGCACTGACGACGTCGGGGACAGATGCGAGCGGCAAACGGCAGTATTGTTCCATCATTATTCCGAATGGCACGCCGGGCTACACCGTTGGGCGCCGCTATAAGAAAATCGGCTGGCATGGTGTCGATACCCGCGAACAGATCTTCGATAACGTCCGTGTTCCGCGCGAAAACCTCCTCGGCCAAGAAGGCGCAGGATTCCGAGCCTTCCTCAAAACACTTGAGTGTGGTCGCATTTCTGTTGCCACGTTAGGGCTCTCACTAGCGCAGGGATGTTTGGAGATGTCCCTCAAGTATGCCATGGAGCGAAAAACATTCGGCAAGCCCCTCGCGTCGCATCAAGCCATTCAATTCAAACTTGCTGATATGGCCACACAAGCTGAGATGGCGAGGTTGATGATTTATCGTGCCGCGTGGTTGCGTGACCAGGGACGGCCGTTTGCGACAGAGGCCGCAATGGCGAAACTTGCCGCCTCTGAGATTGCGGTGAAAGCGGCAGAAGAAGCGGTGCAGATTCATGGTGGTTACGGTTATACCCGTGAGTTTCCAGTGTCGCGCTTCTATCTCGATTCAAAGATTCTCACCATTGGTGAAGGGACCAGTGAAGTGCAACGGATGGTGATTGCCAGACAACTGGGCTGCTAA
- a CDS encoding peptidylprolyl isomerase encodes MAQAKDGDNVRVHYAGKLTDGTVFDSSVGGESLQFTIGSGQLIAGFDRAVVGMQPGEAKTVLIPAVDAYGLRNNELMFTVGRDSLPSHVTPEVGHRYQIRQQDGASAVVVVTAVSATDITLDGNHELAGKDLSFEIQLVEIL; translated from the coding sequence ATGGCTCAAGCAAAAGATGGTGACAACGTTCGCGTGCACTACGCCGGCAAGTTGACTGACGGTACTGTCTTTGACTCATCGGTGGGAGGTGAATCGTTACAGTTCACTATCGGTTCCGGGCAGCTGATCGCTGGATTTGATCGTGCCGTTGTCGGCATGCAACCTGGAGAGGCCAAAACCGTCCTTATTCCTGCTGTCGACGCATACGGGCTACGGAATAATGAGTTGATGTTTACCGTAGGACGAGACTCGCTGCCCTCACATGTCACGCCTGAAGTCGGTCACCGCTATCAGATTCGTCAGCAAGATGGTGCGTCGGCGGTGGTCGTGGTGACGGCGGTATCTGCAACTGACATCACTCTTGATGGCAACCATGAACTGGCAGGAAAAGACCTCTCGTTTGAGATTCAGTTAGTTGAGATTTTGTAA
- a CDS encoding glucose 1-dehydrogenase, protein MASSYFDLSGKTAIITGGSKGLGEQMAYALAEAGADLVLVARTQADLDKAAAEVRAATGRKILAIAADVTKEADITVMVQKVMSEFGKIDILINNAGIGGTTPIHDLKEEEWDRFMNLNLKGPVLCAKHVGAEMIKRKQGNIINVSSVFSTIVARYMAAYAATKAALVSFTRTLALEWARHNIRVNALCPGYFDTPMNHEFWQTKGGQSVMEKIPMGRVGDAKEMKPAILFLCSDANTFMTGSALFVDGGHSLVG, encoded by the coding sequence ATGGCCTCGTCATATTTTGATCTGAGCGGAAAGACCGCAATAATCACCGGCGGCAGTAAAGGACTCGGTGAGCAGATGGCCTATGCGTTGGCTGAAGCTGGGGCTGACCTTGTATTGGTGGCGCGTACCCAAGCCGATCTCGACAAAGCCGCTGCGGAGGTACGTGCCGCAACTGGTCGAAAGATACTGGCAATTGCCGCCGATGTCACGAAAGAGGCGGACATTACCGTAATGGTACAGAAAGTGATGAGCGAGTTTGGCAAGATCGATATTTTGATTAACAACGCTGGGATTGGCGGCACAACTCCTATTCATGACCTCAAAGAAGAAGAATGGGACCGCTTCATGAACCTCAACCTCAAGGGCCCTGTGCTATGTGCGAAACATGTTGGGGCAGAGATGATCAAACGAAAGCAAGGGAACATTATCAATGTATCGTCAGTGTTTTCCACCATCGTGGCGCGCTACATGGCTGCCTATGCTGCGACAAAAGCCGCACTGGTGTCGTTCACTCGAACCCTTGCTCTCGAATGGGCGCGACACAACATCCGGGTGAACGCGCTCTGTCCGGGCTACTTCGATACGCCCATGAATCACGAATTCTGGCAGACTAAAGGTGGACAGAGTGTGATGGAAAAGATTCCAATGGGACGAGTGGGGGATGCAAAGGAAATGAAGCCTGCCATCCTGTTTCTGTGCTCAGACGCCAACACGTTTATGACAGGTTCGGCATTGTTCGTGGACGGTGGACATAGTTTGGTTGGATAG
- a CDS encoding type II/IV secretion system protein has protein sequence MSKDEAGQALSMHYKCPFAEFNETVVISPSLLRGISTKYLRTHFWVPLRAGDRWVEILIDDPQSFSKIQDIKRTFPGKEIRCVVGFREDITKYINKYISDRAGKRVSRSATTPTTEASPPLTPDSHLAPPSFWQGKGDLTPRDEPLGAVLDEVKEEGLDENDGTVVRLVNQLVTDAVKMGISDIHIEPYGPKKDIIVRFRMDGACFEHMRVPAEYARPLVSRIKVLCRLDIAERRKPQDGKFKFRSADREVELRVATIPTSAGDEDAVLRILASNEPLPLNKLNLTQRNQQELTRVLEQPHGMILCVGPTGSGKTTTLHACLGHINVPGRKIWTAEDPVEITQSGLRQVQVHPKIGLTFASAMRSFLRADPDVIMVGEIRDQETAETAVEASLTGHLVLSTLHTNSAPETITRLLDMGVDPFSFADALQGVIAQRLARTICVNCKERYRPNKEEYDALAFNYGEEAFAQLGVNFDDRFILYHGKGCETCRGTGYKGRVGIHELLVVTDEIRTLIHSHGKVMDIRKVAQSPGMTLLIQDGILKVLQGLTDYSQVKAVAMH, from the coding sequence TTGAGTAAGGACGAGGCCGGACAAGCGCTCAGCATGCACTACAAGTGCCCCTTCGCTGAGTTCAACGAAACCGTTGTCATCTCTCCCAGTTTGTTACGCGGGATTAGTACGAAATATCTCCGAACGCACTTCTGGGTACCCTTACGCGCCGGTGATCGATGGGTGGAAATTCTGATCGATGACCCACAATCGTTCTCCAAAATTCAGGACATCAAACGAACGTTCCCTGGCAAGGAAATCCGTTGCGTCGTCGGATTCCGCGAGGACATTACCAAGTACATTAACAAATACATTAGCGATCGTGCCGGAAAGAGGGTCTCTCGATCAGCAACGACACCGACAACTGAAGCGTCGCCGCCTCTTACGCCGGATTCTCATCTTGCACCGCCCAGTTTTTGGCAGGGTAAAGGGGATCTCACTCCCCGTGATGAGCCCCTTGGTGCCGTGCTCGATGAGGTCAAGGAAGAAGGGCTCGACGAAAACGACGGCACGGTCGTACGCCTGGTCAACCAGCTGGTCACCGATGCCGTCAAGATGGGTATCTCGGACATTCATATTGAGCCCTATGGTCCGAAAAAAGATATCATCGTCCGGTTTCGTATGGATGGCGCGTGCTTTGAGCACATGCGAGTCCCGGCCGAATACGCTCGGCCGCTCGTATCGCGCATCAAAGTGCTCTGTCGACTCGACATTGCTGAACGTCGCAAGCCACAGGATGGGAAGTTCAAGTTCCGCTCGGCGGATCGCGAAGTTGAGTTGCGCGTCGCGACGATCCCGACCTCTGCTGGAGACGAAGATGCGGTTCTCCGCATCCTCGCATCAAATGAACCGCTGCCGTTGAATAAACTCAATTTGACCCAACGTAATCAGCAAGAACTGACCCGGGTGTTAGAACAACCCCACGGTATGATTCTCTGTGTCGGTCCCACAGGATCAGGAAAAACCACCACCCTGCACGCCTGTCTGGGTCATATCAACGTGCCGGGCCGCAAAATCTGGACGGCAGAAGACCCGGTGGAAATCACGCAATCCGGTCTGCGGCAGGTCCAAGTGCACCCGAAGATCGGACTGACCTTCGCCTCTGCTATGCGTTCATTCTTACGCGCAGATCCAGACGTCATCATGGTCGGTGAAATTCGTGACCAAGAGACCGCCGAAACCGCAGTGGAAGCCTCGCTCACTGGACATCTAGTCCTCAGCACTCTCCACACCAATAGTGCGCCAGAAACCATCACCCGCTTGCTAGACATGGGCGTCGATCCCTTTAGTTTTGCCGATGCACTACAAGGCGTAATCGCACAACGTTTAGCGCGGACGATCTGTGTCAACTGTAAAGAGCGCTATCGCCCGAACAAAGAGGAATACGATGCACTCGCGTTCAACTACGGCGAAGAAGCCTTCGCGCAGTTAGGCGTAAATTTTGACGATCGGTTTATCTTGTACCACGGTAAAGGTTGTGAAACCTGTCGCGGTACTGGCTATAAAGGTCGTGTCGGTATCCATGAGCTGCTTGTCGTCACCGACGAAATTCGCACCCTGATACATAGTCATGGTAAGGTCATGGATATCCGTAAAGTCGCTCAGTCACCAGGAATGACGTTGTTGATTCAAGACGGCATCTTGAAAGTGTTGCAAGGCTTGACTGACTACTCGCAGGTCAAAGCTGTGGCGATGCACTAG
- a CDS encoding efflux RND transporter periplasmic adaptor subunit, with amino-acid sequence MIRILLSRREEQHVFRVRLSDSGNCLTLSYVLICGVILVASTACSRGKASDPHTDTAKPGTAVDQVLTITATPVSTREIKRTVEMVGTLMGWEEVTISNEAPGTIEKVFVDLGDKVKRGQRLLVFDQREAKLAIAQAEAHLEAAVKAVVQAKAEWRDADLHFKRMLQLHGEGIVATSQLDIAQARFDAIEAQVRAREADIERFRALSDLARKRLSDTEILAPIAGEVRQRLVSIGEVVKDKTPLLQLVITDPLKFQGMVPERFAPEIKIEQPVDVRVEAFTERTFPGVVMRVSPAVDVQTRSLALETRVPNAQGELKPGFFAKGQIVTGVNPRAVFVPEEAVYTYVGINKAFVVQNGTVQERLVKLGSRLNGQFEITDGLRSGETVATSSLAQLYQGAKIKLANGEPG; translated from the coding sequence ATGATACGCATACTGCTATCTAGAAGAGAGGAGCAGCATGTGTTCCGGGTGAGATTGAGTGACTCTGGAAATTGCTTAACGCTGTCTTACGTTCTTATCTGCGGAGTCATCCTTGTGGCGAGCACCGCGTGTTCACGCGGAAAGGCCTCTGACCCTCATACTGACACCGCTAAGCCTGGGACAGCGGTTGATCAGGTGCTGACGATTACTGCGACGCCAGTCTCGACTCGTGAAATCAAGCGTACCGTCGAGATGGTTGGTACGCTCATGGGGTGGGAAGAGGTCACTATCAGTAACGAAGCCCCTGGCACAATCGAAAAGGTTTTTGTCGATCTTGGAGATAAAGTCAAACGAGGGCAACGCTTGCTTGTGTTTGACCAACGCGAAGCCAAGCTCGCCATTGCGCAGGCAGAGGCGCATTTAGAGGCAGCCGTAAAGGCGGTGGTTCAAGCCAAAGCAGAATGGCGTGACGCCGACCTCCACTTCAAACGCATGCTCCAGTTGCATGGCGAAGGGATCGTAGCTACTAGCCAGCTGGACATTGCCCAGGCTCGCTTTGATGCTATTGAGGCGCAGGTTCGTGCTCGTGAAGCGGACATTGAGCGGTTTCGCGCTCTGAGCGACCTGGCCCGTAAACGTCTGAGTGACACCGAGATTCTCGCTCCCATTGCTGGTGAAGTGCGCCAACGCCTCGTTTCCATTGGAGAAGTCGTCAAGGACAAGACCCCACTGTTACAACTCGTGATTACCGATCCGTTGAAATTCCAAGGGATGGTTCCTGAGCGGTTTGCCCCGGAAATAAAGATCGAGCAACCGGTAGACGTGCGCGTTGAGGCATTTACAGAACGGACCTTTCCCGGCGTTGTCATGCGTGTGAGCCCTGCGGTTGATGTACAAACCCGGTCATTGGCACTGGAGACGAGAGTCCCCAATGCGCAAGGAGAGCTGAAACCTGGCTTCTTTGCCAAAGGACAGATTGTGACCGGAGTTAATCCACGCGCGGTTTTTGTTCCTGAAGAAGCGGTGTACACCTATGTCGGTATCAATAAGGCGTTTGTGGTGCAGAATGGGACGGTGCAAGAGCGGCTCGTCAAACTTGGGAGTCGACTGAACGGGCAGTTTGAGATTACCGATGGACTGCGGTCGGGCGAGACCGTGGCCACTTCAAGTCTTGCGCAACTGTATCAAGGAGCGAAAATTAAGCTGGCGAATGGAGAACCAGGTTAA
- a CDS encoding efflux RND transporter permease subunit, with protein MSLPEICIRRPVFATMLVVSLVVLGLASFRTLGVDIYPKVDFPTVTVTTRLEGASPEEIESQITKRVEEAINTISGLDELRSTTIEGQSQIYASFVLEKDIETAANEVREKVSTVLRDFPPGTDPPVIERFDPDASPIMAIVVSCARVSREVTEIADKKIKRQLETIKDIGAVSLVGARKRELQIYVDPDRLTAYNLSIQQVKEAIRKQNAEIPGGRLTWETREEGLRTLGRIEVASGFNEIIVADVKGAPVRVKDIGYAIDGEEEARTLSRLDGENAVSLLIRKQSGANTVEVVDRITARLEEIQKTLPQDIRFQVVRDQSRFIRRSMEEVEEHLILGGFLAALVVLFFIRNWRSALITAISIPASIIATFTFLRYMGFTLNNMTMLGISLSTGIVIDDAIIVLENIFRHMEEEKRSPMEAALEGTREIALAVLATTLSLVVIFLPVAFMGAIVGRFFRSFGLTMAFAILVSLVIAFTLVPMLCSRFLKVTSHHQGARETRFYAMLERGYEWLLAWCLRHRVMTLLVAVGIFASLRWLLPITKVEVFQDDDMSEFEVIVEAPPGSSLERSDTILRHIEADLRTVPEIEHLFTTIGVRGQYQSNVTDASIYIGLTHLSQRERSQQEMMQVVRELLKKYPDLRLSVQNLNLMQGGGFRQTPFNMTLRGPELPVLDQYSQALIQTLATIPGFVDVDTGQALRHPEVQVHIDRKKASDLGVRVEDIASALRTQVGGERISFYREAGEQYNVRLRLQPSARKNEAAVAELMVPSRDGKLVRLSNVTTLHAGKGPAQIDRYSQERQVTVIANLHNKPMGEAMLQGNAAVKELNLGPEYSTAYSGRGKIMIEAMQNFAIAFVLSIVFIYIVLAAQFESFIHPVTIMVSMFLSLPFGILSLVVTDQPLSIYSVLGVFLLMGVVKKNAILQVDYTNHLRAQGMARYEAQIVADRVRLRPILMTTLTIIAGMLPIALGKGDGASARAALATVVVGGQALCLFVTLLVTPVVYSFFDDMRGLSVGSFAPGRVWRWVRTRAAATTSTVLIACNVFTK; from the coding sequence ATGTCTCTTCCCGAAATTTGTATTCGCCGTCCTGTGTTTGCCACTATGCTCGTGGTCTCACTCGTGGTGCTGGGCCTGGCGTCTTTCCGTACCTTGGGGGTCGATATTTACCCCAAAGTCGATTTTCCCACGGTCACGGTGACCACTCGTCTGGAAGGGGCGAGCCCGGAAGAAATTGAGTCACAGATTACCAAACGAGTCGAAGAGGCGATCAACACCATTAGCGGCCTTGATGAACTACGCTCGACGACCATCGAGGGGCAATCGCAGATTTACGCTTCGTTTGTGTTGGAGAAAGACATTGAAACGGCTGCCAATGAAGTGCGGGAGAAGGTCTCAACGGTACTGCGCGATTTTCCACCCGGAACCGACCCTCCGGTGATTGAACGCTTCGATCCTGATGCGTCGCCGATCATGGCGATTGTAGTGTCGTGTGCGCGGGTCTCACGTGAAGTGACGGAGATTGCTGATAAGAAAATTAAGCGGCAGCTCGAAACCATCAAGGATATTGGTGCGGTCTCGTTAGTCGGTGCACGGAAACGCGAGCTGCAAATTTACGTCGATCCTGATCGCTTGACGGCGTATAACTTGTCGATCCAACAAGTGAAGGAGGCAATTCGGAAGCAGAACGCTGAGATTCCCGGTGGCCGACTGACCTGGGAAACGAGGGAAGAAGGACTGCGGACGCTGGGCCGTATTGAAGTGGCCAGTGGCTTTAACGAGATCATCGTTGCTGATGTCAAAGGAGCACCGGTGCGCGTCAAAGACATCGGCTATGCGATTGATGGAGAAGAGGAAGCGCGGACCTTGTCGCGCCTTGACGGCGAGAATGCCGTATCGCTGTTGATCCGTAAGCAGTCTGGGGCGAATACTGTTGAGGTGGTGGATCGTATTACTGCGCGATTGGAGGAGATCCAGAAGACCTTACCGCAGGATATCCGGTTTCAAGTTGTACGTGATCAGTCGCGGTTTATCCGCCGGTCGATGGAGGAAGTCGAGGAGCATTTGATTCTGGGCGGTTTTTTGGCCGCACTCGTTGTGCTGTTCTTCATTCGCAACTGGCGGAGCGCGTTGATTACGGCGATTTCCATTCCGGCCTCGATTATCGCGACCTTCACGTTCCTGCGGTACATGGGCTTTACCCTCAATAACATGACGATGCTGGGGATCTCGCTATCGACAGGGATTGTCATTGATGACGCGATCATTGTGTTGGAAAACATCTTCCGTCATATGGAAGAAGAAAAGCGGTCGCCGATGGAGGCAGCGCTCGAAGGTACTCGCGAGATTGCCCTCGCCGTGCTCGCGACGACGCTGTCGCTGGTTGTGATTTTCCTGCCTGTCGCTTTTATGGGGGCAATCGTAGGCCGCTTTTTCCGGAGTTTTGGCTTGACGATGGCCTTTGCGATCCTGGTGTCGCTGGTCATTGCCTTTACGTTGGTGCCAATGCTGTGCTCGCGTTTCTTGAAGGTGACGTCGCACCACCAGGGTGCGCGAGAAACTCGGTTCTATGCAATGTTGGAACGCGGGTATGAGTGGCTCCTGGCATGGTGTCTTCGACATCGTGTGATGACGCTCCTGGTGGCCGTCGGCATTTTTGCTTCCTTGCGCTGGCTCTTGCCCATTACCAAAGTCGAGGTGTTCCAAGACGATGACATGAGTGAATTTGAAGTGATTGTTGAGGCCCCACCTGGTTCGTCGCTCGAGCGGAGCGATACGATTCTTCGCCACATTGAGGCCGATTTGCGCACGGTTCCTGAAATCGAACATCTCTTTACCACGATTGGTGTGCGGGGGCAGTACCAAAGTAATGTGACTGATGCCTCGATTTACATTGGTTTGACGCACTTGTCTCAACGTGAACGCTCACAGCAAGAGATGATGCAAGTCGTCCGTGAGCTACTGAAAAAGTATCCAGATTTACGGCTGAGCGTGCAAAACCTCAACCTCATGCAGGGCGGTGGATTCCGTCAGACACCGTTTAATATGACCTTGCGTGGTCCAGAATTGCCCGTGCTCGACCAGTACTCACAGGCGCTCATTCAGACGCTCGCGACCATCCCTGGGTTTGTTGATGTCGACACCGGTCAGGCGCTGCGACATCCGGAAGTGCAAGTGCATATCGATCGCAAGAAAGCGTCAGACCTTGGCGTGCGCGTCGAGGACATTGCTTCCGCACTGCGGACTCAAGTTGGTGGCGAGCGGATCTCTTTTTATCGAGAAGCCGGAGAGCAGTACAACGTCCGATTACGATTGCAGCCGAGTGCACGAAAAAATGAAGCTGCGGTTGCCGAGCTGATGGTGCCATCGCGTGACGGTAAACTCGTGCGCCTCAGTAATGTCACGACCTTGCATGCAGGGAAGGGCCCGGCGCAGATCGACCGCTACTCGCAAGAACGACAGGTAACCGTCATTGCCAATCTTCACAACAAGCCGATGGGCGAGGCGATGTTACAAGGTAATGCTGCCGTGAAAGAACTCAACCTTGGCCCAGAGTACTCAACCGCATACAGCGGGCGTGGCAAGATCATGATCGAGGCGATGCAAAATTTCGCCATTGCCTTCGTGCTCAGTATCGTGTTCATCTATATCGTCCTGGCGGCGCAATTCGAGAGTTTCATTCATCCTGTGACGATCATGGTTTCCATGTTTCTGAGCTTACCGTTTGGTATTCTGAGTCTGGTAGTGACCGATCAGCCGTTGAGTATTTACAGTGTCCTTGGCGTATTTCTCTTGATGGGGGTAGTGAAGAAAAATGCCATTCTGCAGGTAGACTATACCAACCACTTGCGTGCGCAAGGAATGGCGCGATATGAAGCGCAGATTGTTGCGGATCGGGTGCGCTTGCGGCCAATTCTGATGACCACCTTAACTATCATTGCCGGGATGCTTCCCATCGCGTTAGGAAAAGGCGACGGGGCATCGGCTCGGGCTGCGTTGGCGACGGTTGTTGTCGGTGGTCAAGCGTTATGTTTGTTTGTTACACTTCTTGTGACACCTGTCGTCTATTCGTTCTTCGACGATATGCGTGGTCTCAGTGTTGGCAGTTTTGCGCCAGGGCGAGTGTGGCGCTGGGTACGTACGCGCGCGGCAGCGACGACCTCTACGGTATTGATTGCGTGCAACGTGTTCACGAAGTGA
- a CDS encoding TIGR03560 family F420-dependent LLM class oxidoreductase yields the protein MARKIQFGLFQPQVGQSFSILKERALAAEEYGFHSIWLPDHMWTRGVPQLDYLESWTVLAGLATATTKIRLGGLVFCNSYRNPAFFAKMAATLDNMSNGRVELGLGAGWMDEEYKAYGYEFPSGGVRANQLREGVEIIKKMLTEEKPSYAGKYYSITEAYNNPKPVQKPHPPITIGAVAEQKMLKLVAEHADGWNCPAAASHRLEKKWQVIVDYCQKLGRNPDEIQISEQVVGVLGKDKTDFERKWPVAKQTWGRLGDMDKGALRGDPAGFIEGVKEKNRKGVTLFTMVLSDVAQDDFLATLKLFSQEVMPAFR from the coding sequence ATGGCCCGCAAAATTCAATTTGGTCTGTTTCAACCACAAGTTGGTCAATCGTTCTCGATCCTGAAAGAGCGCGCGTTAGCGGCAGAAGAGTACGGTTTTCATTCGATCTGGCTGCCAGATCACATGTGGACTCGCGGCGTGCCACAGCTTGATTACCTCGAAAGCTGGACTGTCCTTGCTGGTCTCGCCACCGCAACCACCAAAATTCGGCTCGGTGGTCTCGTGTTCTGCAACTCGTACCGCAATCCCGCGTTCTTCGCAAAAATGGCAGCCACACTCGACAACATGAGTAACGGGCGTGTCGAACTCGGCCTCGGTGCCGGTTGGATGGACGAAGAGTACAAAGCGTATGGTTACGAATTCCCTTCTGGTGGGGTGCGTGCGAACCAACTGCGCGAGGGAGTCGAGATCATCAAGAAAATGTTGACCGAAGAGAAACCGTCGTACGCTGGCAAATACTACTCGATTACCGAAGCGTACAACAATCCCAAGCCGGTGCAAAAACCACATCCACCTATCACGATTGGTGCCGTGGCTGAGCAAAAGATGCTGAAGCTCGTTGCCGAACATGCAGATGGCTGGAACTGCCCAGCAGCAGCCTCGCATCGGCTGGAAAAGAAATGGCAGGTCATCGTTGACTATTGCCAAAAACTCGGTCGCAATCCTGATGAGATCCAAATTTCCGAGCAGGTCGTTGGTGTGCTCGGCAAAGACAAGACCGATTTCGAGCGCAAATGGCCAGTTGCCAAGCAGACCTGGGGTCGCCTGGGCGATATGGATAAAGGGGCATTACGTGGAGATCCCGCTGGATTTATTGAAGGCGTGAAAGAAAAGAACCGCAAAGGTGTCACGCTATTCACAATGGTATTGAGCGATGTCGCCCAGGATGACTTCCTGGCCACATTGAAGTTGTTTTCCCAAGAAGTCATGCCCGCGTTCCGGTAA
- a CDS encoding acetyl-CoA hydrolase/transferase family protein, with amino-acid sequence MTPWQHTCKDKIISADAAAKLVQSGQLVRFHIGRPPIPILEALAKRNGELQDVTVIQCYPLYSHPFWNEPQYDQSFNRVVDYVGVGCRPGMNSRHVDFITLDYPQYPKQLEEGRTNTWEPDIFFGVVSPPDEKGYCSFGNALWYNKDVAKTAKTFVAEVDPTFVRTHGDNWIHVSEIDYLVEESKAFPLGTPPPPDEERGTLEVIGEFASTLIRDGDTVQMGIGAISESIGYFLMDKNDLGIHSEIMTVTHVELVKRGVANGKYKSMHKGKAVAAMIVGAADLKFVDNNPAFELYSVTYTNSLLTIAAQHSQVAVNSTLAIDLTGQAAAEGLGPNMYSGVGGQMTFMMGAMYSKGGRSIMVLPSTAKKGQLSRIVPMLEPGSTITTPRQYMDYVVTEFGIVNLQGKSQRQRAEALISIAHPDFQAELTKQAKTMYWP; translated from the coding sequence ATGACCCCTTGGCAACACACATGCAAAGACAAAATCATCAGCGCTGATGCGGCAGCGAAACTGGTCCAATCCGGTCAACTGGTCCGCTTTCATATTGGTCGACCACCTATTCCCATTCTTGAAGCTCTAGCGAAACGAAACGGTGAATTACAGGATGTGACTGTCATTCAGTGCTATCCCCTTTATAGCCATCCATTCTGGAACGAGCCGCAATACGATCAGTCCTTCAATCGTGTTGTTGACTACGTGGGTGTCGGCTGTCGTCCCGGCATGAATAGTCGCCATGTCGATTTCATTACGCTTGATTACCCGCAGTACCCCAAACAACTTGAGGAAGGACGTACCAATACCTGGGAGCCGGACATCTTCTTTGGCGTGGTGTCTCCGCCGGACGAAAAAGGCTACTGCAGCTTCGGTAATGCGCTGTGGTACAACAAAGATGTCGCGAAGACGGCCAAGACCTTTGTTGCTGAAGTCGACCCGACTTTCGTCCGCACTCATGGTGATAACTGGATTCACGTCTCTGAGATCGACTACTTGGTTGAAGAATCCAAAGCGTTTCCTCTTGGTACTCCTCCTCCGCCGGATGAAGAACGCGGCACCCTCGAAGTGATTGGTGAATTCGCCTCCACGCTCATTCGTGATGGAGACACCGTGCAAATGGGAATCGGGGCAATTTCCGAGTCCATTGGTTATTTCCTGATGGACAAAAATGACCTCGGCATTCACTCTGAGATTATGACGGTGACGCATGTCGAGTTAGTCAAGCGTGGCGTTGCCAATGGTAAGTATAAGTCGATGCACAAGGGCAAAGCGGTTGCTGCCATGATTGTCGGTGCAGCGGACCTCAAGTTCGTCGATAACAATCCGGCCTTTGAACTGTACAGTGTGACATATACCAACTCGCTGCTCACGATTGCCGCTCAGCACTCACAGGTGGCTGTGAATAGCACCCTGGCGATTGATTTGACGGGGCAAGCTGCCGCTGAAGGACTCGGTCCTAACATGTATTCTGGCGTCGGTGGGCAAATGACTTTTATGATGGGGGCGATGTACTCAAAAGGGGGTCGCTCGATCATGGTGTTGCCGTCGACGGCAAAGAAAGGGCAACTGTCGCGTATTGTGCCAATGCTTGAGCCTGGCAGTACGATCACGACGCCGAGACAGTATATGGATTATGTCGTGACCGAATTCGGTATCGTCAATTTGCAAGGCAAGAGCCAGCGACAACGCGCCGAGGCGCTGATCAGTATCGCGCATCCTGATTTTCAGGCTGAACTGACGAAACAAGCGAAGACGATGTACTGGCCCTAA